AGATCGGCGCACTCCTGCACCGGAAGGTCGAGGTAGTAATACAGGACTACGCACGCCCGCTGCCGGGCGGACAACTCCCGCAGCGCGCGGCCGAGATCTCCCCGCAGGTCCGCGTACGCGTGCTGATCCGGCTGCGGCGCCGGCGCCGCGAGCGGCTGGATCCGCCGCCAGAGGTTCCGGCGACGCGTCCGGTCGAGGTACAAGCGCAGCATGACGGTGCGGACGTACCCCTCGACCTGTCCCACATCCGTGCGCCGGGCCGAGCTGAACGTGCGAACGAGGGCATCCTGAACCAGGTCCTCGGCCTCGCTGCTGTCACCGCACAGGAGGTAGCCGTACCGCTTGAGCGTAGTGCCCCGCTGCTGCACCAGCCCGGTGAGCACGCCTTCCCAGCTCGTCACCCCGCCCCCTTCTCCGCCTCGTTCGTATCGGGTTCCTGCCGCCCCACCATTAAGACGAACGAGCACGTCCGATGGTTGGGGTGCCGGTGTCGGGAGTACCGGGACGTGTATGACAAGCCCGCAGCAGAGCCGTCGAGAGCGACAAGTCGTAGTGAGCAGCCAAGTTCTCGGCTGGACGGTATCAGCGATCCGGGCTGAACCTCGCCCACCTCGATCCGCTTCAGCAGATCCTTGATCAACTCGTCCATGGCTGGCGATTCGGCACGTGGAGGCCCCTTGCGAGCGGCTGGCCGTCCCAGTGCGGATGACGTACGCGACGGCGGAGTCCGAGGGAGCGGTATCGGATGGCCGCGACCGCCCGGACCAAGCTGCCGGTGGTGAAGGCGCTCGTCGACCGGCACAAGGGCGACCAGGTGCTGGTGATCGGCGGCTACATCGACCTGCCCGAGGCGGCGGTGGCGATCCAGGTGTCGGGCACCTTCGGCTCCCGGCAGGAGGAGGCGCAGCGGCTCGGCCGAGTGCTCCGGCCCAAGGCCGACGGCCGGCAGGCCCACTTCTACACGGTGGTCTCCCGGGACACCATCGACACCGAGTACGCCGCCCACCGGCAGCGCTTCCTCGCCGAGCAGGGGTACGCGTACACCATCGTGGACGCTGACGACGTCCTCGGCCCGAAGCTCCCGAGCGTGGACTGATCAGGCCGCGCTGAGCTTCCGCAGGACGTACTGGTTGAGGCTGATGCCATCCTCGGCGGCGTGGATGGCGAGTTCGCGGTGCAGGCTCTCTCCGACGCGGAGGTTGAACTTGCCCGAGTAGCTGCGCTCAGCGAACGGCTGCGGCACCTGCTCGCCCTGCTCCTCCATGTCCGCGATCACGTCACGCAGCAGATCCTGGAGTCCCTGCAGAGCCTCGATCTGAGAAGACGCCAGCCACGAGAGGGACGGAAACTCGGCGCAGGTGGCAACGAACTCGCGGTCCTGGGTCGACCAGGTGACGCGGTAGGTGTAGTGGGATACCTCAGGACGGGGATCGGTCTGCATCACATGGCCTCCTTCTTGTCGATCGCCTTGAGGACTTGCCGTACCTGATACGCCTTGGCCTTGCCTTTGTCGTTCTGAATGTTGACGCGTGGGTCGCCCGCCCAGGGCATCTTGAACACCGCGTGGGAGGTGCCAGCCTGCCGTGGCTTCCCAAAGTAGTGCTCGCACACCCCGTAGAGATCGTTGTAGGCGACGTTCTGCTGGTTCCTTCGCATCGCTTCAACGAGCTTGTCTATGGACGGCACCGGTATATGGTACTGCTGGCGGTACCATATTTTCAACGCTTCGCCGTGCACCTGCTGCCCGCGCCGATCTTCCGGTTCACCGCGGACCTCCAGGCCCGCCGCCGGCTGGGGCTGACCGCGACGCTGGTCCGCGAGGACGGCCGGGAGGGCGACGTGTTCAGCCTGATCGGCCCCAAGCGGTACGACGCGCCGTGGAAGGACATCGAGTCGCAGGGCTGGATCGCCCCGGCCGAGTGCACCGAGGTACGGGTCACGCTGACCGACGCCGAGCGGATGACGTACGCGACGGCGGAGGCCGAGGAGCGCTACCGGATGGCCGCGACCGCCCGGACGAAACTGCCGGTGGTGAAGGCGCTCGTCGACCGGCACAAGGGCGACCAGGTGCTGGTGATCGGCGGCTACATCGACCAACTGCACCAGCTCGGCGAATACCTCGACGCGCCGATCATCCAGGGTTCGACCACCAACAAGGAGCGGGAGCGGCTGTTCGACGCGTTCCGCTCGGGCGAGGTCCGCACCCTGGTCATCTCCAAGGTCGGCAACTTCTCCATCGACCTGCCCGAGGCGGCGGTGGCGATCCAGGTGTCGGGCACCTTCGGCTCCCGCCAGGAGGAGGCGCAGCGGCTCGGCCGAGTGCTCCGGCCCAAGGCCGACGGCCGGCAGGCCCACTTCTACACGGTGGTCTCCCGGGACACCATCGACACCGAGTACGCCGCCCACCGGCAGCGCTTCCTCGCCGAGCAGGGGTACGCCTGAACGATCATCGACGCCGACGACGTCCTCGGCCCGTCGCTGCCGACGGTCGACTGACGCGCGGCCCGGCGCAGGTGTCTGTCTCGCACGCTGTGGAGCTGATGTCGTAAACGACTCAGCCGGCCACGCGTCCGTTGCCGGAGTCAGCGGCTCAGGACGGTCTCCCGCTCCATGTGCGACAGCTTCTCGGGGTTGCGCACGGCGTAGAGCCCGGTGATGAGGCCGTCGTCGATCCGCACGGCCAGCACGGTGTCCAGCTCACCGTCGAGCCGGATGATCAGCGCCGGGTGGCCGTTGACCTGCGCCGGCCGAAGCGACGTAATGTCGGCGATTCTGCCCCAGCCGCCGGCCAGCAGGCGGGCGACCTTGTCGGCTCCGACGATGGGTCGCGGGACGGCCTGCTTGATCCCGCCACCGTCGCCGAGCAGGACGACATCGGGGGCGAGGATGTCGAGCAGGCTCTGCAGATCGCCGGTTTCGAGCGCCCGCTGGAACGCGTCGAGCGCGTACCGGGTCTCGGTCGCCGACACGACCCGGCGCGGCCGTCGTGCCGCGACGTGTGCCCGTGCCCGGTGTGCGATCTGACGGACCGCGGCGGGGCTCTTGTCGACGGCTTCGGCGATCTCGTCGTACCCGACGTCGAACACCTCGCGCAGCACGAACACCGCCCGTTCGGTCGGCGCGAGCGTCTCCAGCACCAGCAGCATCGCCATCGAGACGCTGTCGGCCAACGCGACGTCCTCGGCAACGTCGGGCGCGGTGAGCAGCGGCTCGGGCAGCCAGGAGCCGACGTAGGACTCTCTGCGGCGGCCGAGCGTACGCAGCCGGGCGAGTGCCTGGCGGGTGGTGATCCGGACAAGGTAGGCACGATGTTCCCGCACCGTGCCGAGATCGACGCCCGCCCACCGCAACCACGTCTCCTGCAGGATGTCCTCCGCATCGGCGGCCGAGCCGAGCATCTCGTACGCGACGGTGAACAGCAGGTTGCGGTGGGCGAGGAACGCCTCGGTGGCGGGATCCGGGCGGTCGTCACGGCCGATGCCCCGGCCTCGATCGTCGGCTGCGGTCTGCGGCGTGCCCACCATGGGTGACTCCCGTTCGCTCTCGACTGTGTCGCCCACCAGATGCCGGACCCCGCCGTTGTGTGACACCTCCGGCTGTGGCGGCCGTCACCTGGCCGCGCCGTCACAGGGACCCGATCGCCGGCATCTCATGTTCGTCCACCGAACACCACGAGTGAAGGACGGAACCATGGACGCCCGATTCAACATGTTCGACAACGAGATCGCCATGAAGTTCTTCAAGCGGTTCGCCAACGCCGGCATGGTGATCCAGCAGTCGCCGCTGCCGAAGTCCACGCAGGAACTGGTGTCGCTGCGCGCCAGCCAGATCAACGGCTGCGGCTGGTGCATCGACATGCACACCAAGGAGGCCGCGGCCGCCGGCGAGACCGCGGTCCGGCTCCACCTGGTCGCCGCCTGGCGCGAGTCCAGCGTCTTCACCGAGGCCGAGCGGGCCGCGCTGGCGCTCGCCGAAGAGGGCACCCGGCTCGCCGACGCTCACCAGGGCGTGTCCGACGAGACCTGGGCCCAGGTACGCAAGCACTACGACGACGACCAGGTCGCCGCGCTGGTCTCCCTGGTCGCCCTGATCAACGCAGCCAACCGGCTCGCCGTGATCGTGCACCAGCAGGGCGGCTCCTACCAGCCCGGCATGTTCGCCGCCGCGTTCGACTGACGCGCAGACGAATCCGGCCCGGTCCAGGATCATCCGATCCTGGGCCGGGCGCTTTCCTTGGTGATCTTCAAGAAACCCTCTTTTGACCGCGGACCTCCAGGCCCGCCGCCGGCTAGGGCTGACCGCGACGCTGGTCCGCGAGGACGGCCGGGAGGGCGACGTGTTCAGCCTGATCGGCCCCAAGCGGTAAGTGAACCCGATGGAAGAGTGGCTGACCCAGCCCGAAGGACTGGCCGATCGCCTGCGTGCCCTGCGCACGCAGGCCGGCCTGTCCGGCAAGGAACTCGCCGAGGCGAACGGTTGGGCGCCGTCGAAGGTCTCCCGACTGGAGAACGGCCGCCAGATGCCGGCCCCCGCCGACCTGTACGCCTGGGCACGCGCCTGCGGCGCCGACGACACCGCCGCCCAGGACCTGTTGCGGATGCTCGGCGAGGTCCATGCCGCCCACCGCAGCTTCCGCCGCCGAATGCGCCAAGGCCAGGCCGCCGTTCAGGACAGCTACAACCAGCTCGTCGCCGAGTCACGCCTGATCCGGCACTTCGAAACCGTGTACGTACCCGGGCTGCTCCAGACCGCCGACTACGCCCGCCGCCTCCTCACCGAGATGGTCGAGCTGCACAACCTCGACATCGCCGACGTGGACACCGCAGTCGCCACCCGGATGCAGCGCCAACAGCTCCTCTACGACACCACCAAGCGGTTCGAGTTCCTGCTCGCCGAACCCGTGCTGCGGTGGCTGCTCGCCTCACCCGAGGTCATGCGCGGCCAGCTCGACCGGCTGCAAACCGTCGTCGGCGTACAGAACATCCGCTTCGGCATCCTGCCGCTCGGCGTCCCCCTCGCCACCACCCCGCAGAACTCCTTCCAGATGTACGACGACGTCGCCATCGTGGAGACCTTCGTCGGCGAGACCACCTACCGCGACGACGAAGCAGCCACCTACACCAGGGCCATCGAACGACTCTGGACCGAAGCCGTCACCGGTGAAGATGCACGGCGACTGATCGTCCGCGCTGCCCAGGAGATCCAGAGCTAGCACGGCCGTACAGCGTCGATCGCGCAGGGGTGCAGACTGAGGCATTCGGGCTGTTCCCGGTGGAGTCTCTCCGGTTCGTCGAATAGGGTCTCGCAGTGCGGTTACCGTAGCAAGCCATTACCTCGGCCGACCGGCACTTTGCGTACCGGCGCCATCCAGGCTCTCTAGAGCGAAATCCTCGGCGTCCTGTTGTTCAGGCAACCGCAGGGCGGAGGGTATAACCGCGCTGTGGTTCGCGTTGAGGTATTCGAGGGCGTGCCCGAGATTTGGGTCATGGTCCAAGTGCTCGCGGAAGTACTGCAACCTATCGTGGCATTCTTCGACTATTTCGGACCAGGTGCGGAGCCAGACCCGGACAGTGATCGCTCCTTCGGTGAAGTCCCAAACGCATCCCGGCTTTCTCTCACGCTGATTTGCGTCGATTCTGGCAACCCTGTCCATCCTGGTGGTCACAAGCCAGAAGTCCCACTCGACCGTCCGGTCATGGAACTGATCATCGAAGGCAACAGCTTGGGCGTAGCTCTTGATTTGGTTGACTTCCTTTGCTCCAACCACCACTGCCGGCGCTTTGAGTTCGACAACAAGATGCTGGCGGCGATCGTGCTCACGTCTAGCGCGAGAGAGCATTAGGTCCACGATCCCGGTCGAGCCGTCAAGGCGACGCACTGGCTCGGGCGCCCTGTTCTCGCGGCCCAGAATGTGCAGATGCCGGTCAAGTACCGTGTCTAGCGCCTGATCGCTGACCAAGATGCTGTAGTGATCACCAAAGACCCACGCCTCGTTTTCGAGGATCTTATGGAGCTGCGACCTCTCTTTGACCATCTTCCTGACTTCGGGGTCGATGACCATGTGACTAAGTGCCGCAAGAAAGTCGAGCCGATCCGCAACGTTGCTGGACGCCTTGATCATGCTAGAGAGGTTGGTGCGGTTGAGCAGGTTATCTAGTGCCGACTTGTCGTCGTTGGAGAGTCGGAAAACCTCATCGAGGATTCGGTGCACATTTTCAGGTTGGTGCTTTACTGCTTCCCTAATAAGAGCGAGCGTGACCTTCTGCTGCCTTTTGGGCCGAGGCATGTGGCGATGCACGGTGGTAGCGACGACGTCGAAGGTTTCACGCTCAAGTCGCTCGACATCATCCTCCGGCTCATCCTTGTATGGGTATGAGCCATCAGCCTTCCACTTTTCGATGACCTCACGTCGCCGCTCCGTTGAACGCTCCCGGAAGTGTTCTCGGAGTTGCGACCGGGCGGCCCCAATTAGCGCGAATATCTCAGAATCTTCGCTCTCCATCAGCAGGAATTGCCCCTGATGTTCTCTCATTTCGTCCCACAGCACGTAGGCCGTGAAGTCGAACTCAGGAGCTTGGATTCCTGCGTTTGCGATGTCTATCGTCATTCCGTCCGCATCGCAGAGGTGAAGCTCTCGGGGAGTCCGCATGGTCCACTCAACTACCCGGAGAACGGCGTGCTTCTCCGGTCCGTCCGCGCTCGAAAACGTCAGCGGATAGCGTTCGTCCCGATGAATCGAGGATTGGGGATCGATCTGTTGGCCGTTATAGACGATCTCGATGTCTGAGTAGACGGTGAGGTAGGTGGCGAATTCGGCCGTGAGGCGGGCCACAGCAGCATCGCTCGCCCGGCGGGCCACACGCACTCGAGCAGCGCGCGGATTTGCTGGATTTGGCTGACCATCTCGATGATGAGCTGTTCGCGGCGGGCGCCCAGATGCCGCAGCCGGCCCCAGGTCTCATCGACCGGCTCGGGTACGTAGCAGCGCAGCTGCGCGGTCAGCCGGGCGATCAGCACCGCGTCCTTCTCGTCGGTCTTGTCCGAGGTCAGGTCCTCACTGCGCCGCGCCCACGACGTCAGCATCGGCTGCACGCACACGAACGGCATCGCCCGGTCCGCGGCCAGCTGCCCGAGCACCCGCCACCGGTGCCCGGTCGGCTCGCACGCCACCGTCACCCCCGCCCACCCCCTCGCCGCGGCCCGCTCGGCGGCCCAGTCCAGCGCCGCACCCAGATCCCACGCCCGGCACCTGAACGTCTTGCGCGCCAACACCTTTGAGTCATGATCGGTGACCACGACCATCTGCTTCTTATCTGCCAGGTCAATGCCGACGATCGCGTTCGTGGCCGGGACCAGCACCCGCAACCGAGCAAGCCGCGCGTTGCGGTTGCGGTCACCCCGGGACACGCCGCTACCGTTACCCATGAACGTCCTCCTCCTGCGATGGGACACCAAGCCCGCCAAGCGCATCAGGGGGACGTTCCTACGTCCTGCATCGACACGCAGAACGTCTTTCTATGCCGAGAGTGTGTCGAGCCGCCGATCGCTCCCATCGACGGCCGCTGCTAGCGTCACCGGCAACCGTTGAGAAGGGAGTGCCGATGGTGGATCGGGCGAAGGTCGGCGGACGGCCGCGGTCGGTAACGATTGCAGTGACTCTGATGACCGTCGTGGCCGCCGGGTATCTCGCAGACGCGGTGGCGGTCGCCGCTGGGGCAGCTGCATACCCGGACCGAGTGCGCGAGGCACTGAACGCCTCCGACGTCGACCCACGTGCCTTTGACGCTCTCAAACCACTGGCCTCGGCATTGCCCTACGTCGCGGCGTTGATCACCGCCGTGGCAGCACTGGTCCTACTGGGTATCGCGGCCTCAGTGCGTGCGGGGCACTTCGCGGGCCGCATCATCGCCTGGATCGCGATCGGTCTGTCCCTGATGTGCAGCTTCTGCGGGCTGGGTCAAGCTGGTACGCCCGCTTTCAGCGGAATCGCCTACGTGTCCGCCTTCAGCCGTGACGCCTCCGGAACTCACACGTTCGTCCAGCGGTTGCCGGCCGCGTACCCGCCGGCCTATCAGTACCTCAGCGCCGGCTTCGCCCTCTTCGCGATGCTCGCCCTGATCGTCGTCGTCGTGCTGCTCGCGCGACCCTCAGCCAACCGCTTCTTCCGTCCGGTCAGACAGCTGGCACCGCAGCCAGCAACTCATTACCTGGCCGACTCGGCGCCAGCAACTCATTACCCGGGCGACTCGGCGCCAGCAACTCATTACCTGGGCGACTCGGCGCCAGCGCCGGTCGCTGGGGCAGCCCGTCCGATCATCGGCCAGATTTCCCAACTGTCGGTGCTGGTCCGGCAGCATCAACGCGGCGAGTTGACCGACGAGGAGTTTGCTGCGGCTCGCCAGCAACTGCTCGGTGGCCCCTGATACCAGCACGTCAGACATGCTGGTATCCACCCGGCGGGAGACGTAGCTGCGCGCCCTCAGGGTCACACTCGCACCTCCCGCCATCGGCCACTGCGCGGTAGCGCCCGCACATGCCGCGATCAGCGTGCTGAGGTGTCGCAGATCAGTTGGCGGACATGTGTCGCACATCAGTCGACGGAGGACAGACCGCGGACCGCGTGCATTGCCGAATTCCGCTCTATCAGATCAAGGCGGCCCGCAAAGCGGGCCGCGCCGGCCCAGCCCCGGCCTGCTGGCGACCTCCGGCCGGCATCGGCCGGGCCGGCCGGCCACGCTTGGGGACGACAATGCCTTGAAGACCTCGGGGCTCCGCCCCGAACCCCGACCCTCCTCAGAGATCAGCCGCGGATCACCTCGCCGGGCACCACAAGGGCTACCAGCCTCCCCGGACGGGGACCAGGTCGTTCGTCCGGTAGGGCGCTCCACCTGGTCCCCGTCCGGGGAGGCTGGACGGTCTGGCGACTGCCCGACGAGGAGGTCCGCTTTCAGGCCGTGGGATGCACCCGAGATGCCGCGACGCTGGATGGCCGACATGAACGGCGACTCCCGCATCCGGCTGGGCTCCGCCTCTTACACCCTGTCCCGATGGGCGAGAGTGATCCGACGCGTGTCGGCGCGGCCGCCCGGCCACGCCGACGCACCGGGCTTAGTGAGGGAGATCGAGTCGGGCCCAGGAGGAACCGTCCCGCGTGATCGCGGTGTGGTCCGCGCCGAGCGCCGACATGTCGTCCCGCCCGTAGAGCCAGGCGAAACCCGGGGCGGCCCCGACCCCGCCATCAAGCCGGTCATACTCCCGTGACTTGGTGAAATGCCGCCCTCCGTCCCGGCTGACTAGCAGGGCTGAGGCGAGGGCCGGCGTCATGTTGCCCGGCTGGGCGATCAGCAGGGAGCCGTCCGAGCCGATGGCGAACGGCCGGTGCGCCGGCGACGCGGGCAGGTCTGTGCCGACGTCCTTCCAGGTCGCTCCGCCGTCCGTGGTGTGCAGTAGCTGGGACGGGCCCTTGCGCTCCATCGGCTCGGCGCCGGGCGATGGCGGGGGCTCGATCAGCAGGTAGGCCTCCCGCTCGCTGACCCCGGCGACCGCGATTACGTCCGCCCCCTTGGCCGGTCGCCAGGTGTTCCACGTGGCGCCCTGGTCGACGCTCCGGGCGACGATCATGACGTCGACGTCGCCCGGCCAGTAGGTCGCCCAGATAGTTCCGTCGGCGCTCGGATAGATGCTGTACGGGGGGTAGGGCGAGGCCGGTTTCCCGCCGAGCCGGTACACCGTCCCGGTCGACGGGTCCACGGCGAGCGGCTGGCGGATCGCGCCGCAGCCCTGCTGACAGAACACAGCACGGGCCTTCGGCGGGAATGCGGGCACGGTTACCATCGCCTGCTCCGCGTCCCGCCAGGTTCGGCCGTAGTCGCTGGAGAGCCGGGACTTGTCGCCGTCGAGGACCAGGTAGGAGCGCTGCCCGAGCACGGAGAACGCCATGTCGGCCTCCTTGTTCCCGGACCCGTTGACCCGGCAGGTCGTGGCCCGGTACTGGGCCGTGTCGTCTTCGGTCCAGCTCTGCCCGCCGTCCTCGGTGTGCGCGAAGCGCACCGTGCACCCGAAGTCGACCTGTTCGACGCCGACACCGGAGTCCGGACCGGTCATGAAGAGCTGGGTGCCGCGGTCGTCGGCCTGCGGAGGCGGGGTCGGGTCGGCCCAGTCCACGCCGCGCGGGCCGGCGGCCAGGGGCAGGACCGCCAGGCCGGCGAAGACCACGAGGGCCACCCCCACCCCGCCGATGCGATGGCGCCGGCGGGACCTCGCTGCTGACCGGAGATCGTCGAGGGGCGGCTGCCGG
The window above is part of the Micromonospora inositola genome. Proteins encoded here:
- a CDS encoding carboxymuconolactone decarboxylase family protein; protein product: MDARFNMFDNEIAMKFFKRFANAGMVIQQSPLPKSTQELVSLRASQINGCGWCIDMHTKEAAAAGETAVRLHLVAAWRESSVFTEAERAALALAEEGTRLADAHQGVSDETWAQVRKHYDDDQVAALVSLVALINAANRLAVIVHQQGGSYQPGMFAAAFD
- a CDS encoding RNA polymerase sigma-70 factor; the protein is MVGTPQTAADDRGRGIGRDDRPDPATEAFLAHRNLLFTVAYEMLGSAADAEDILQETWLRWAGVDLGTVREHRAYLVRITTRQALARLRTLGRRRESYVGSWLPEPLLTAPDVAEDVALADSVSMAMLLVLETLAPTERAVFVLREVFDVGYDEIAEAVDKSPAAVRQIAHRARAHVAARRPRRVVSATETRYALDAFQRALETGDLQSLLDILAPDVVLLGDGGGIKQAVPRPIVGADKVARLLAGGWGRIADITSLRPAQVNGHPALIIRLDGELDTVLAVRIDDGLITGLYAVRNPEKLSHMERETVLSR
- a CDS encoding helix-turn-helix domain-containing protein, producing MEEWLTQPEGLADRLRALRTQAGLSGKELAEANGWAPSKVSRLENGRQMPAPADLYAWARACGADDTAAQDLLRMLGEVHAAHRSFRRRMRQGQAAVQDSYNQLVAESRLIRHFETVYVPGLLQTADYARRLLTEMVELHNLDIADVDTAVATRMQRQQLLYDTTKRFEFLLAEPVLRWLLASPEVMRGQLDRLQTVVGVQNIRFGILPLGVPLATTPQNSFQMYDDVAIVETFVGETTYRDDEAATYTRAIERLWTEAVTGEDARRLIVRAAQEIQS
- a CDS encoding IS110 family transposase, which encodes MRLAGLVSHRRRRTFMGNGSGVSRGDRNRNARLARLRVLVPATNAIVGIDLADKKQMVVVTDHDSKVLARKTFRCRAWDLGAALDWAAERAAARGWAGVTVACEPTGHRWRVLGQLAADRAMPFVCVQPMLTSWARRSEDLTSDKTDEKDAVLIARLTAQLRCYVPEPVDETWGRLRHLGARREQLIIEMVSQIQQIRALLECVWPAGRAMLLWPASRPNSPPTSPSTQTSRSSITANRSIPNPRFIGTNAIR
- a CDS encoding WD40/YVTN/BNR-like repeat-containing protein, which produces MSDREFTGFDVDTIADAVRQPPLDDLRSAARSRRRHRIGGVGVALVVFAGLAVLPLAAGPRGVDWADPTPPPQADDRGTQLFMTGPDSGVGVEQVDFGCTVRFAHTEDGGQSWTEDDTAQYRATTCRVNGSGNKEADMAFSVLGQRSYLVLDGDKSRLSSDYGRTWRDAEQAMVTVPAFPPKARAVFCQQGCGAIRQPLAVDPSTGTVYRLGGKPASPYPPYSIYPSADGTIWATYWPGDVDVMIVARSVDQGATWNTWRPAKGADVIAVAGVSEREAYLLIEPPPSPGAEPMERKGPSQLLHTTDGGATWKDVGTDLPASPAHRPFAIGSDGSLLIAQPGNMTPALASALLVSRDGGRHFTKSREYDRLDGGVGAAPGFAWLYGRDDMSALGADHTAITRDGSSWARLDLPH
- a CDS encoding type II toxin-antitoxin system HicB family antitoxin, with the translated sequence MQTDPRPEVSHYTYRVTWSTQDREFVATCAEFPSLSWLASSQIEALQGLQDLLRDVIADMEEQGEQVPQPFAERSYSGKFNLRVGESLHRELAIHAAEDGISLNQYVLRKLSAA
- a CDS encoding SHOCT domain-containing protein gives rise to the protein MTVVAAGYLADAVAVAAGAAAYPDRVREALNASDVDPRAFDALKPLASALPYVAALITAVAALVLLGIAASVRAGHFAGRIIAWIAIGLSLMCSFCGLGQAGTPAFSGIAYVSAFSRDASGTHTFVQRLPAAYPPAYQYLSAGFALFAMLALIVVVVLLARPSANRFFRPVRQLAPQPATHYLADSAPATHYPGDSAPATHYLGDSAPAPVAGAARPIIGQISQLSVLVRQHQRGELTDEEFAAARQQLLGGP
- a CDS encoding sigma-70 family RNA polymerase sigma factor, producing MTSWEGVLTGLVQQRGTTLKRYGYLLCGDSSEAEDLVQDALVRTFSSARRTDVGQVEGYVRTVMLRLYLDRTRRRNLWRRIQPLAAPAPQPDQHAYADLRGDLGRALRELSARQRACVVLYYYLDLPVQECADLLDLKPGAVKRYLYEARSRLAERHGPPEPAREEH
- a CDS encoding toxin HicA; this encodes MPSIDKLVEAMRRNQQNVAYNDLYGVCEHYFGKPRQAGTSHAVFKMPWAGDPRVNIQNDKGKAKAYQVRQVLKAIDKKEAM